One genomic region from Methanocaldococcus fervens AG86 encodes:
- a CDS encoding MFS transporter, whose product MKYIALLVTAIAAFLTPFMSSSTNIVLPPIGREFNIDAVTLGWIATAYLLAAGIFSVPFGRIADIKGRKKIFIMGLFIYTVGSFLSGIATSAEFLIASRVIQGIGGAMIFTTAMAILTSIFSKNERGKAIGINTGAVYTGLSLGPFLGGYLAQNFGWRSVFLINVPLGILALSLALWKLKGEWADAKGEKFDFIGSILYSFMLLFIIYGLTELSVPFLVVGLVLLLIFVNYESRVECPVLEIRLFRKNLTFSLSSLAALLNYSATFAVGFVLSFYLQEVRGFNSQDAGIILLSQPVIMAIFAPFAGWLSDIIEPKVVASIGMAITTLSLFIFSNIGIDTPISLIVLNLMLLGFGLALFSSPNTNAIMSSVERKFFGIASATVATMRLLGQILSMAIVMLIFSILIGKVEITPEYYPLLVESARVSFIIFTILCFIGIFASLGRGKIR is encoded by the coding sequence GTGAAGTATATTGCTCTACTTGTTACAGCTATAGCTGCATTCTTAACACCTTTCATGAGTTCATCAACAAATATAGTTCTTCCTCCAATTGGTAGGGAGTTCAATATTGATGCAGTAACCCTTGGATGGATTGCTACGGCATATCTTCTTGCAGCTGGAATATTCTCAGTTCCATTTGGTAGAATTGCAGATATAAAAGGCAGAAAGAAAATCTTTATAATGGGGCTTTTTATCTATACCGTTGGCTCTTTTCTTTCAGGTATTGCAACTTCAGCAGAGTTTTTAATAGCCTCAAGAGTTATTCAGGGTATAGGAGGGGCGATGATTTTTACAACGGCTATGGCAATTCTCACATCCATCTTTTCAAAGAATGAAAGAGGAAAGGCAATTGGAATTAATACTGGAGCTGTTTATACTGGATTAAGCTTAGGTCCATTTCTTGGCGGTTATTTGGCTCAAAATTTTGGCTGGAGAAGTGTATTTTTAATTAACGTTCCACTGGGAATCTTAGCTTTATCTCTTGCATTATGGAAACTTAAAGGAGAGTGGGCTGATGCAAAGGGGGAGAAATTTGATTTTATAGGTTCAATATTATACAGTTTTATGCTCCTTTTTATAATTTATGGATTAACTGAGCTTTCAGTTCCATTTTTAGTTGTAGGTTTAGTTCTTTTATTAATTTTTGTCAATTATGAGAGCAGGGTAGAGTGTCCAGTTCTTGAAATTAGGCTGTTTAGAAAAAACCTCACTTTTTCTTTATCAAGCCTTGCAGCGTTGTTAAATTATAGTGCAACATTTGCAGTTGGTTTTGTATTGAGCTTTTATTTACAGGAAGTTAGGGGATTTAATTCTCAAGATGCAGGTATAATTTTGCTTTCACAACCAGTTATTATGGCAATATTTGCTCCATTTGCAGGTTGGCTGTCAGATATAATAGAGCCAAAAGTTGTTGCGTCAATTGGAATGGCTATAACAACTTTGAGCCTCTTTATATTCTCAAATATTGGAATAGATACCCCAATCAGCTTAATAGTTTTAAATTTAATGCTTTTAGGTTTTGGTTTAGCTCTATTTAGCTCTCCAAACACAAATGCAATAATGAGCTCTGTTGAGAGAAAATTTTTTGGTATTGCATCTGCAACAGTAGCAACAATGCGTTTGTTGGGACAGATATTGAGTATGGCAATTGTTATGCTAATTTTTTCAATTTTGATAGGTAAGGTGGAGATAACCCCAGAATACTACCCATTACTTGTTGAAAGTGCCAGAGTTTCCTTTATAATATTTACAATATTATGTTTTATTGGGATATTTGCATCTCTTGGAAGGGGAAAAATTAGGTAA
- the rpoE gene encoding DNA-directed RNA polymerase has product MYKILEIADVVRVPPEEFGKDLKETIKKILIEKYEGRLDKDVGFILSIVDVKEVGDGKVVHGDGSAYHPVVFETLVYVPEMYELVEGEVVDVVEFGSFVRLGPLDGLIHVSQIMDDYVSYDPKREAIIGKETGKVLEIGDYVRARIVAISLKAERKRGSKIALTMRQPYLGKLEWIEEEKAKKEHQE; this is encoded by the coding sequence ATGTATAAAATTTTGGAAATTGCTGACGTTGTTAGAGTCCCACCAGAGGAATTTGGAAAAGATTTGAAAGAAACCATAAAAAAAATTCTCATTGAAAAATATGAAGGAAGGTTAGATAAAGACGTTGGATTTATCTTATCCATTGTAGATGTGAAAGAAGTTGGAGATGGGAAAGTAGTGCATGGTGATGGTTCAGCGTATCACCCAGTTGTTTTTGAAACTCTCGTTTACGTCCCAGAGATGTATGAACTCGTTGAGGGAGAAGTTGTTGATGTCGTTGAATTCGGTAGCTTTGTAAGATTAGGACCATTAGACGGGTTAATCCACGTTTCACAAATTATGGACGATTACGTCTCTTACGATCCTAAGAGAGAGGCAATTATTGGAAAAGAAACTGGAAAGGTTTTAGAAATTGGAGATTATGTTAGAGCAAGAATTGTTGCAATTAGTTTGAAAGCAGAGAGAAAGAGAGGTAGTAAGATTGCATTAACCATGAGACAGCCATACTTAGGAAAATTAGAATGGATTGAAGAAGAAAAAGCTAAAAAAGAACATCAGGAGTAA
- a CDS encoding Nre family DNA repair protein, whose protein sequence is MLCVKCKGKGYCGKQSCPLLNNIYKSKFKEILKYLPEIKNEVFGNSASFLVGRVNYPNVFLSPLVGSFEDAENLYGLKKEEILKIRLNLFSPRIRVNAHRITPLVEKLQEIAMSIKPVDSEVEFYNKPKLLLPFFNDIPPIGPVGNLKRLNYDNPKIPQIVDKVADDYSIEGVLKIYKRFDEVYASRLFSCGVLGKEKKLVPTRWAITAVDDIVGKSFIKKIRDYKVLDEPLKFENHYLGNKFEIYFLPKPWSFKLIETYKSGCIWNKSNKDITVSDSEIKGRKKYANNTGGAYYAARLAVLEKLNKMKRQATVVVKRTVKKDYDIPLGVWVVREGVRKALAKRPLKIAESEIKNLNIQRTLDEYINLNKISD, encoded by the coding sequence ATGCTATGCGTTAAATGTAAAGGTAAGGGTTATTGCGGAAAGCAGAGCTGTCCTCTTTTAAACAACATTTATAAATCCAAATTTAAAGAAATTTTGAAATACCTACCAGAGATTAAAAATGAAGTCTTTGGAAATTCAGCATCTTTTTTAGTTGGGAGAGTAAATTATCCAAATGTATTTTTATCCCCTCTTGTTGGTAGTTTTGAAGATGCTGAGAATTTGTATGGTCTTAAAAAAGAAGAGATATTAAAAATTAGGTTAAACTTGTTTTCTCCAAGGATTAGAGTAAACGCCCATAGAATAACTCCTTTAGTTGAAAAACTACAAGAAATAGCGATGAGTATAAAGCCAGTTGATTCTGAGGTAGAATTTTATAATAAACCAAAGCTTTTATTGCCGTTTTTTAATGATATCCCTCCAATTGGGCCAGTAGGTAATTTAAAAAGATTAAACTATGATAACCCAAAAATTCCACAAATTGTTGATAAAGTAGCTGATGACTATTCAATTGAAGGGGTATTAAAAATCTATAAAAGATTTGATGAAGTTTATGCTTCGAGATTGTTTTCTTGTGGGGTTTTGGGAAAAGAAAAAAAGTTAGTTCCAACAAGATGGGCAATAACTGCAGTTGATGATATTGTTGGAAAATCATTTATTAAAAAAATTAGGGATTATAAGGTTTTGGATGAGCCTCTAAAGTTTGAAAATCATTATCTGGGGAATAAATTTGAGATTTACTTCTTACCAAAACCTTGGAGCTTTAAGTTAATAGAAACTTATAAATCTGGGTGCATTTGGAATAAAAGCAATAAGGATATAACTGTTTCAGATTCTGAAATTAAAGGGAGGAAAAAATATGCCAATAACACTGGAGGGGCTTACTATGCTGCAAGATTGGCGGTTTTGGAGAAATTGAATAAGATGAAAAGGCAGGCGACAGTTGTGGTTAAAAGAACAGTTAAGAAAGATTATGATATTCCTTTAGGAGTATGGGTGGTTAGGGAAGGAGTTAGAAAAGCATTGGCTAAAAGACCTCTTAAAATAGCAGAAAGTGAAATTAAGAATTTAAATATACAAAGGACTTTAGATGAATATATAAATTTAAATAAGATTAGTGATTAA
- a CDS encoding GTP-dependent dephospho-CoA kinase family protein: MLKLPEDLRETLKKPFGKVYKTLPNIDGDIVTVGDIVTKTVIENNITPKLSIFDLKTQRNIPVKINHVFKKIIKVKNPPGCISDEAIESIKYLSTINDKDIALLVDGEEDLLALIVIKYFPIGTYVIYGQPNEGIVVLKIDEKLKQEVEETLKQFKKL; the protein is encoded by the coding sequence ATGTTAAAACTTCCAGAGGATTTGAGGGAAACATTAAAAAAGCCCTTTGGAAAAGTATATAAAACACTACCAAATATAGATGGAGATATCGTAACTGTTGGAGATATTGTAACAAAAACTGTAATTGAAAATAATATAACTCCAAAACTTTCCATTTTTGACTTAAAAACTCAGAGAAATATTCCTGTTAAAATAAATCATGTATTTAAAAAAATTATTAAGGTAAAAAATCCTCCTGGATGCATATCTGATGAGGCAATAGAAAGTATTAAATACTTATCTACAATAAATGATAAAGACATTGCTTTATTGGTTGATGGTGAAGAAGATTTACTTGCTTTAATTGTTATCAAATACTTCCCTATTGGAACTTATGTAATATATGGACAGCCCAACGAAGGGATTGTTGTATTAAAAATAGACGAAAAACTAAAACAAGAGGTTGAAGAGACATTAAAACAATTCAAAAAACTTTAA
- a CDS encoding 30S ribosomal protein S24e encodes MEIKILSERYNPLLKRKEYRFIVDHDGATPTFKDVKLKLAAILNANKDLLIVEKIVEEAGMQRARGYAKLYDNEEMMKLVEREHILRKNKIEEEETAAEEGE; translated from the coding sequence ATGGAAATAAAGATATTATCAGAAAGATACAATCCATTATTAAAGAGAAAAGAATATAGATTTATCGTAGACCATGATGGAGCTACACCTACATTTAAGGATGTTAAGTTAAAGCTCGCAGCAATATTAAACGCAAATAAAGATTTATTAATAGTTGAAAAAATTGTTGAAGAGGCAGGAATGCAGAGAGCAAGAGGTTACGCTAAGTTATATGACAATGAGGAAATGATGAAATTAGTTGAAAGAGAACACATTTTAAGAAAAAATAAAATAGAGGAAGAAGAAACAGCTGCTGAGGAGGGAGAATAA
- a CDS encoding 30S ribosomal protein S27ae, with protein sequence MTKGKKTAKYKYYKIEGDKVVRLKKVCPRCGPGVFMAEHLNRYACGKCGYMEWKQPQKNE encoded by the coding sequence ATGACAAAAGGGAAAAAAACAGCAAAATACAAATACTACAAAATTGAAGGAGACAAAGTTGTTAGATTAAAGAAGGTTTGTCCAAGATGTGGTCCAGGAGTTTTCATGGCTGAGCACTTAAACAGATACGCATGTGGAAAATGTGGCTATATGGAATGGAAACAGCCACAAAAGAATGAATAG
- the spt4 gene encoding transcription elongation factor subunit Spt4, with protein sequence MRACLKCKYLTNDEICPICKSPTSENWIGLLIILNPEKSEIAKKAGINIKGKYALSVKE encoded by the coding sequence ATGAGGGCTTGTTTAAAATGCAAATATTTAACAAATGATGAAATTTGCCCAATCTGTAAATCTCCAACAAGCGAAAATTGGATTGGCTTATTAATAATCTTAAATCCAGAAAAATCAGAGATAGCTAAAAAAGCTGGTATTAACATTAAAGGAAAATACGCATTAAGTGTAAAGGAGTAG